One Triticum dicoccoides isolate Atlit2015 ecotype Zavitan chromosome 5B, WEW_v2.0, whole genome shotgun sequence genomic window carries:
- the LOC119309974 gene encoding protein NO VEIN-like, which translates to MAARAHVERLRRERYYIGRGEQNPLAEDMHQAVNYLSQELYSKDVHFLMELVQNAEDNEYPDGVAPSLEFLVTSTDITGSGASSTLLIFNNEKGFSPSNIQSICGVGKSTKKGNRDKGYIGEKGESLQLMNPSVFTWPI; encoded by the exons ATGGCTGCACGGGCGCACGTGGAGAGGCTCCGGCGGGAGCGGTACTACATCGGGCGCGGCGAGCAGAACCCGCTGGCGGAGGACATGCACCAGGCGGTGAACTACCTGAGCCAGGAGCTCTACTCCAAGGACGTCCACTTCCTCATGGAGCTCGTCCAG AACGCTGAAGACAATGAGTACCCTGATGGAGTAGCACCGTCATTGGAGTTTCTAGTAACATCAACTGACATCACTGGATCTGGCGCATCGTCAACTTTACTCATTTTCAACAACGAGAAGGGCTTCTCTCCATCGAATATTCAGTCTATTTGTGGTGTGGGGAAGTCAACGAAGAAGGGAAATAGAGACAAGGGTTACATTGGAGAGAAAGGTGAATCTTTGCAGCTCATGAATCCTTCTGTGTTCACTTGGCCAATTTGA